Proteins encoded in a region of the Streptomyces sp. NBC_00513 genome:
- a CDS encoding lipopolysaccharide assembly protein LapB, giving the protein MDRIDEEAQQPAPPVTFTGRKTLVAAAVAVVLIAGALLIRPARTGDDARPPGPSERAASAVGLGTPAAAVDLTALVADREKQVTRHPDDVASWAVLGSAYLEQGRRTADTAWYPRSEKALKRSLELRPAEQGNFDAMTGMGSLANARRDFGTGRKWGELVRAQAPRRWTAYPVLVDAYTGLGDYKAAQKALERLEELHSGLASNLRASQVYRDRGWREDAVVALEHAGGAAKTPAEKAYVLFRLGELLWERGDAAEAMGQYEAALRTDPARAEALGGRARTLAALGRGGEAVRDYRLALGRTPVPQLALELGELLESLGRADEARVLYDALGTMTKRGGTHGVNESVVLGLYEADHGDPSAAVRRLSQEWSSNKSMQVADALGWALHKAGDDTAALEYAKKATEPGLRSAEFAYHRAVIERGLGDEAAARRHLQEAMRTNPRFSPVRSPLAKEALEAVGQPAQGGPENLQPRTPWVEPELPKPNKPKPAPAPAKPKSQPQPQPQPAKPKPKPKPEAKPEAKPAPKASRAKVEQAQPERTPEAARPDSPDAEPEREPRPEQD; this is encoded by the coding sequence ATGGACCGTATCGACGAGGAAGCGCAGCAGCCCGCGCCGCCCGTGACCTTCACCGGCCGCAAGACACTCGTGGCGGCCGCGGTCGCCGTGGTCCTGATCGCCGGGGCCCTGCTGATCCGACCGGCCCGGACCGGTGACGACGCCCGCCCCCCGGGGCCCAGCGAGCGGGCCGCGTCCGCGGTCGGCCTGGGCACCCCGGCGGCGGCGGTGGACCTGACGGCGCTGGTCGCGGACCGGGAGAAGCAGGTCACCAGGCACCCGGACGACGTGGCCTCCTGGGCCGTCCTGGGGTCCGCGTACCTGGAGCAGGGTCGGCGCACGGCCGACACGGCCTGGTACCCGAGGTCGGAGAAGGCCCTCAAGCGGTCGCTGGAGCTGCGGCCCGCCGAGCAGGGAAACTTCGACGCCATGACGGGCATGGGCTCGCTCGCCAACGCGCGCCGGGACTTCGGGACCGGCAGGAAGTGGGGCGAGCTGGTGCGGGCCCAGGCGCCGCGGCGGTGGACGGCGTACCCGGTGCTCGTGGACGCGTACACGGGCCTGGGCGACTACAAGGCCGCGCAGAAGGCGCTGGAGCGGTTGGAGGAGCTCCACTCGGGGCTGGCCTCGAACCTGCGGGCCTCGCAGGTGTACCGGGACCGCGGCTGGCGCGAGGACGCGGTGGTGGCGTTGGAACACGCGGGGGGCGCGGCGAAGACCCCGGCGGAGAAGGCGTACGTGCTGTTCCGGCTCGGGGAGCTGCTGTGGGAGCGGGGCGACGCGGCGGAGGCGATGGGCCAGTACGAGGCGGCGCTGCGGACGGACCCGGCGCGGGCGGAGGCGCTCGGCGGCCGGGCGCGGACGCTGGCGGCGCTGGGCCGGGGCGGCGAGGCGGTGCGGGACTACCGGCTGGCGCTGGGCCGCACGCCGGTGCCGCAGCTGGCGTTGGAGCTGGGCGAGCTGTTGGAGTCGCTGGGTCGGGCCGACGAGGCGCGGGTGCTGTACGACGCGCTGGGCACGATGACGAAGCGGGGCGGGACGCACGGGGTGAACGAGTCGGTGGTGCTGGGCCTGTACGAGGCCGACCACGGCGACCCGTCGGCGGCGGTGCGGCGCCTGTCGCAGGAGTGGTCGTCGAACAAGAGCATGCAGGTGGCCGACGCGCTGGGGTGGGCCCTGCACAAGGCGGGCGACGACACCGCGGCCCTGGAGTACGCGAAGAAGGCGACGGAACCGGGGCTGCGGAGCGCGGAGTTCGCCTACCACCGGGCCGTGATCGAGCGGGGTCTGGGCGACGAGGCGGCCGCGCGGCGGCACCTCCAGGAGGCGATGCGGACCAATCCGCGGTTCTCGCCGGTGCGCTCGCCGCTGGCGAAGGAGGCGCTGGAGGCGGTGGGGCAGCCGGCGCAGGGCGGCCCGGAGAACCTCCAGCCGCGCACCCCGTGGGTGGAGCCGGAGCTCCCGAAGCCGAACAAGCCGAAACCGGCGCCGGCGCCCGCGAAGCCGAAGTCGCAGCCGCAGCCGCAGCCGCAGCCGGCGAAGCCGAAGCCGAAGCCGAAGCCCGAAGCGAAGCCGGAGGCGAAGCCCGCCCCGAAGGCCTCACGGGCGAAGGTCGAGCAGGCGCAGCCGGAGCGGACACCGGAAGCCGCCCGACCCGAC
- a CDS encoding FAD-binding oxidoreductase, protein MDEDLSTRLRTRLLEGLPQEALLTDPEVTASYSTDMASFCAAGTPAAVVLPRTVEQVRHVLRTATELRVPVVPQGARTGLSGAANASDGCIVLSLVKMDRILEISTVDRIAVVEPGVVNAVLSRAVAEHGLYYPPDPSSWEQCTIGGNIGTASGGLCCVKYGVTAEYVLGLDVVLADGRLLRTGRRTAKGVAGYDLTRLFVGSEGSLGVVVQAVLALRPAPPRQLALAAEFPSAAAACAAVCAVMEAGLTPSLLELMDRTTVRAVNALGRMGLPETTEALLLAAFDTPHAVEDLAAVGELCTAAGATAVVPAEDEAESELLLQARRMSLTALETLRPATMIDDVCVPRSRLAEMLDGTAEIARSHGLLIGVCAHAGDGNTHPVVCFDPADEDEARRARASFDAIMALGLELGGTITGEHGVGVLKKEWLARELGPVGLEIQRGVKQAFDPLGLLNPGKLF, encoded by the coding sequence ATGGACGAAGACCTCTCCACCCGACTCCGTACCCGCCTCCTCGAAGGCCTCCCCCAGGAAGCGCTCCTCACCGACCCCGAGGTGACCGCCTCCTACAGCACGGACATGGCGAGCTTCTGCGCCGCCGGCACCCCGGCCGCCGTCGTCCTGCCCCGGACCGTGGAACAGGTGCGGCACGTCCTGCGCACCGCCACCGAACTACGGGTCCCCGTGGTTCCCCAGGGCGCCCGCACGGGCCTGTCCGGGGCCGCCAACGCCTCCGACGGCTGCATCGTGCTCTCGCTGGTCAAGATGGACCGGATCCTGGAGATCTCCACCGTCGACCGGATCGCCGTGGTCGAGCCGGGCGTGGTCAACGCCGTCCTGTCCCGCGCCGTCGCCGAACACGGGCTGTACTACCCGCCCGACCCCTCCAGCTGGGAACAGTGCACCATCGGGGGCAACATCGGCACCGCCTCCGGCGGCCTGTGCTGCGTCAAGTACGGGGTCACCGCCGAGTACGTGCTCGGCCTCGACGTCGTGCTGGCCGACGGGCGACTCCTGCGCACGGGCCGGCGTACCGCCAAGGGCGTCGCCGGCTACGACCTCACCCGGCTCTTCGTCGGCTCCGAGGGCAGCCTCGGCGTCGTCGTCCAGGCCGTCCTCGCACTGCGCCCCGCGCCGCCCCGGCAGCTCGCGCTCGCCGCCGAGTTCCCCTCGGCCGCCGCGGCGTGCGCGGCCGTCTGCGCCGTCATGGAGGCCGGGCTGACGCCCTCGCTGCTGGAACTCATGGACCGTACGACCGTCCGCGCCGTCAACGCCCTCGGCAGGATGGGCCTGCCCGAGACCACCGAGGCACTGCTGCTGGCCGCCTTCGACACCCCGCACGCCGTCGAGGACCTCGCCGCGGTGGGGGAGCTGTGCACCGCCGCCGGGGCGACGGCCGTCGTGCCCGCCGAGGACGAGGCGGAGTCGGAACTGCTCCTCCAGGCCCGCCGCATGTCGTTGACCGCCCTGGAGACCCTGCGTCCCGCCACGATGATCGACGACGTGTGCGTGCCCCGCTCCCGGCTCGCCGAGATGCTGGACGGCACGGCCGAGATCGCCCGGTCGCACGGCCTGCTGATCGGGGTCTGCGCGCACGCGGGCGACGGCAACACCCACCCGGTGGTCTGCTTCGACCCCGCCGACGAGGACGAGGCACGGCGGGCCCGCGCGTCCTTCGACGCGATCATGGCACTCGGTCTGGAACTGGGCGGGACGATCACCGGGGAGCACGGGGTCGGCGTCCTGAAGAAGGAGTGGCTCGCCCGGGAGCTCGGGCCGGTGGGCCTGGAGATCCAGCGCGGGGTCAAGCAGGCCTTCGACCCGCTGGGTCTGCTCAACCCCGGCAAGCTCTTCTGA